One Carassius auratus strain Wakin unplaced genomic scaffold, ASM336829v1 scaf_tig00005214, whole genome shotgun sequence genomic window carries:
- the asphd2 gene encoding aspartate beta-hydroxylase domain-containing protein 2, with amino-acid sequence MEWSLERMREWVAGGMQSVRECESSALGTALCLALLFIWYCYRVGCEHTAPSLRGAFSPEPRGGAVPGGVLSSDLSARVGSSKLLQVSGVGGSSASEEELNGFAYCQSPECFRCTKPGEGLNQRLYHSLQEYAKRYTWAGMGRVHKGVREQGRYLLCNRPSIQKPEVFFLPDLPSAPFFSREAQKHDVELLERSFPALLAEFESVYRSSRTSSSLPLGWKANSTPRGQWWTFYLVNQGTPMVLNARRCPRTWRVLGQLRTFIANNVFGNACFSVLSPGAVITEHYGPTNVRLRCHLGLKVPSGCELVVGGEPQCWSEGSCLLFDDSFLHTAFHDGSSEDGPRVVFMVDLWHPNVAAAERQALDYIFTPGR; translated from the exons ATGGAGTGGTCTTTAGAGCGGATGAGGGAATGGGTGGCAGGTGGCATGCAGTCGGTGCGAGAGTGTGAGTCCAGTGCTCTAGGCACTGCTCTTTGTCTCGCCCTTCTGTTTATCTGGTACTGCTATCGTGTTGGATGTGAACACACCGCACCTTCGCTCCGTGGTGCTTTCAGCCCCGAGCCGCGTGGCGGGGCCGTTCCTGGTGGAGTTCTCTCCTCTGACCTCTCGGCCCGTGTAGGCTCATCGAAACTCCTTCAGGTCAGCGGGGTTGGAGGAAGCAGTGCCAGCGAGGAAGAACTCAATGGCTTCGCCTACTGTCAGTCGCCTGAGTGCTTCCGTTGCACCAAACCAGGCGAGGGCCTGAACCAGCGGCTCTACCATAGTCTGCAGGAGTACGCCAAGCGTTATACCTGGGCCGGTATGGGCCGTGTGCACAAGGGCGTACGTGAGCAAGGCCGATATCTGCTCTGCAACCGCCCGTCTATCCAAAAACCAGAGGTCTTCTTTCTGCCGGACCTTCCATCTGCTCCTTTCTTCTCACGGGAGGCACAGAAGCATGACGTGGAGCTCCTGGAAAGAAGTTTTCCCGCACTCCTGGCTGAATTTGAGAGTGTGTACCGGTCCAGTAGGACCAGCTCTTCACTTCCCCTGGGCTGGAAGGCCAACAGCACACCTCGTGGCCAGTGGTGGACCTTCTATCTGGTGAACCAGGGTACTCCGATGGTGCTGAACGCCAGGCGCTGTCCACGCACGTGGAGGGTCCTCGGACAACTCCGAACCTTTATTGCGAATAATGTGTTTGGAAACGCCTGCTTCTCGGTGCTCAGTCCAGGAGCCGTCATCACTGAGCACTACGGGCCAACCAATGTACGCCTGCGCTGCCACCTTG gactgaAGGTGCCCTCTGGTTGTGAGTTGGTAGTAGGTGGAGAGCCGCAGTGCTGGTCTGAGGGAAGCTGCCTGCTGTTCGATGACTCTTTTCTTCACACTGCTTTCCATGATg GTTCTTCAGAAGATGGCCCGAGAGTGGTATTCATGGTGGATCTGTGGCATCCAAATGTGGCCGCAGCCGAGAGACAGGCACTGGACTACATCTTCACCCCTGGACGCTGA